The genomic window TTTTTTGGAAGGAAATTTTGTGCATGTTGTTCAAAATCAGTGAATCCATCGCCTCCATCAAACCCTATGAGGCGGGCAAGCCGTTAAAGGCGCTTGAAAGGGAGTACAACATTGAGTCTGCAGTGAAACTGGCATCCAATGAGAATCCATTGGGGTTTTCACCCCAGGTCACGGATGCGGTCATGAAAAATTTGCATCACATGAACCGGTATCCTGAGCCGGTGGCCCATGATCTGTGCCAAAACCTGGCCCGGTATCACAAAGTAGGCCCGGACAATATCGTTCTGGGAAACGGGTCGGATGATCTGATCGCTCTGCTGGCCCATGCATTCTTAAACCCGGGCGATTACGCAGTCATGCCGCTGCCCTCGTTTCTCATGTATGAAATCAGTGTGAAAACCGCCAAAGGCGCTCCTGTGATGGTGCCATTGTCCGGATTCGACACCCCTTTGTCAGCCATGCTTGATAAAATATCTTCCAGAACCAAACTGGTGTTTGTCACCAATCCCTTTAATCCTACCGGCAGTATCATTACAAAACACGCGTTCACCGCATTTGCCGATCAGGTGCCGCCGGATGTGCTGATCGTGGTGGATGAAGCATATATGGAATTTGTGCGGGATCCGGCTGTGTATAATTCCCTGGACACCCCTCTGGCAGACCCCCGGATCGTGACGTTGCGAACTTTTTCCAAAGCCTATGGCCTGGCCGGATTCAGGATCGGTTACGGCATCATGGACAAGGAGGCGGCACAGATTCTCAACCGTATCCGGCAGCCGTTCAATGTCAACGGGCTGGCCCAGGTGGCAGGAGAAGCGGCTCTGGCAGACCAGAATTTCCTGAGCAAAAGTGTTGACACGGTGCACCAGGGTATTGATTTTCTG from Desulfotignum phosphitoxidans DSM 13687 includes these protein-coding regions:
- the hisC gene encoding histidinol-phosphate transaminase, with the translated sequence MLFKISESIASIKPYEAGKPLKALEREYNIESAVKLASNENPLGFSPQVTDAVMKNLHHMNRYPEPVAHDLCQNLARYHKVGPDNIVLGNGSDDLIALLAHAFLNPGDYAVMPLPSFLMYEISVKTAKGAPVMVPLSGFDTPLSAMLDKISSRTKLVFVTNPFNPTGSIITKHAFTAFADQVPPDVLIVVDEAYMEFVRDPAVYNSLDTPLADPRIVTLRTFSKAYGLAGFRIGYGIMDKEAAQILNRIRQPFNVNGLAQVAGEAALADQNFLSKSVDTVHQGIDFLTRELSSLGLDPLPTQANFLMVDVKTDATKLFTRLLHHGVIVRSMKSYGFDTFLRINAGTFQENQACIAALKAELS